The Streptomyces sp. DH-12 genome has a window encoding:
- a CDS encoding amino acid ABC transporter permease codes for MADTEKTPVPPRRKGLTRRQKRGISRGIQYAVFVAAVIAFGVTADWGRLQNQFAQIDIAERMFPEIITLALKNTVLYTVTGFGVGLALGMVIALMRLSSVGPYRWLAGVYIEIFRGLPALLIFIFIGVAVPLAFPGTEIIGGTYGKVALALGLVAAAYMAETIRAGIQAVPKGQMEAARSLGFSPGRAMVSIIIPQAFRIILPPLTNELVLLFKDSSLVLFLGVTLEERELSKYGRDLASQTANSTPILVAGLCYLLITIPLGFVVRRMEAKAQEAVR; via the coding sequence ATGGCCGACACGGAGAAGACGCCCGTCCCGCCCAGGCGGAAGGGCCTGACCCGGCGCCAGAAGCGCGGCATCTCGCGCGGCATCCAGTACGCCGTGTTCGTCGCGGCCGTGATCGCCTTCGGGGTCACGGCCGACTGGGGCCGGCTGCAGAACCAGTTCGCGCAGATCGACATCGCCGAGCGGATGTTCCCCGAGATCATCACGCTGGCGCTGAAGAACACCGTGCTCTACACGGTGACCGGCTTCGGCGTCGGGCTCGCGCTCGGCATGGTGATCGCCCTGATGCGGCTGTCGTCCGTCGGCCCCTACCGCTGGCTGGCCGGCGTCTACATCGAGATCTTCCGCGGCCTGCCCGCCCTGCTGATCTTCATCTTCATCGGCGTCGCCGTCCCGCTCGCCTTCCCCGGCACGGAGATCATCGGCGGGACGTACGGCAAGGTCGCCCTCGCGCTCGGCCTGGTCGCCGCCGCCTACATGGCGGAGACGATCCGGGCCGGCATCCAGGCCGTGCCCAAGGGGCAGATGGAGGCGGCCCGCTCGCTGGGCTTCTCGCCCGGCCGCGCCATGGTGTCGATCATCATCCCGCAGGCCTTCCGGATCATCCTGCCGCCGCTCACCAACGAGCTGGTCCTGCTGTTCAAGGACTCCTCGCTGGTGCTGTTCCTCGGCGTCACCCTGGAGGAGCGCGAACTGTCCAAGTACGGCCGCGACCTGGCCAGCCAGACCGCCAACTCCACGCCCATCCTGGTGGCCGGCCTGTGCTACCTGCTGATCACCATCCCGCTCGGCTTCGTCGTGCGCCGCATGGAGGCCAAGGCCCAGGAGGCCGTCCGGTGA
- a CDS encoding amino acid ABC transporter ATP-binding protein, with product MSRPEIRVSGLHKSFGDNHVLRGIDLEIGQGDVVCVIGPSGSGKSTLLRCVNLLEEPSEGQVFVGGIELTDPDVDIDAVRRRIGMVFQQFNLFPHLTVTENLTLPQRRVLGRGKAQAAKVAAENLRRVGLAEKADAYPSSLSGGQQQRVAIARALAMGPEVMLFDEPTSALDPELVGDVLAVMRMLADEGMTMMVVTHEMTFAREVADRVVFMDGGVIVEDGSPERVIGAPRHERTRHFLSRLLDPAMAEVEEETPDQAGRSG from the coding sequence GTGAGCCGCCCCGAGATCCGCGTCAGCGGCCTGCACAAGTCGTTCGGCGACAACCACGTGCTGCGCGGCATCGACCTGGAGATCGGCCAGGGCGACGTCGTCTGCGTCATCGGTCCGTCCGGGTCCGGCAAGTCCACCCTGCTGCGCTGCGTGAACCTCCTGGAGGAGCCCAGCGAGGGCCAGGTGTTCGTCGGCGGCATCGAGCTGACCGACCCGGACGTCGACATCGACGCCGTACGCCGCCGCATCGGCATGGTGTTCCAGCAGTTCAACCTGTTCCCGCACCTGACCGTGACGGAGAACCTCACGCTGCCGCAGCGCCGGGTGCTCGGGCGCGGCAAGGCACAGGCCGCGAAGGTCGCCGCCGAGAACCTGCGGCGCGTGGGCCTCGCGGAGAAGGCGGACGCCTACCCGTCCTCCCTCTCCGGCGGCCAGCAGCAGCGCGTCGCCATCGCCCGCGCCCTCGCCATGGGCCCCGAGGTGATGCTGTTCGACGAGCCGACCTCCGCGCTCGACCCCGAACTGGTCGGCGACGTCCTCGCGGTGATGCGGATGCTCGCCGACGAGGGCATGACGATGATGGTCGTCACCCACGAGATGACCTTCGCCCGCGAGGTCGCCGACCGGGTGGTCTTCATGGACGGCGGCGTGATCGTCGAGGACGGCAGCCCCGAGCGGGTCATCGGCGCGCCGCGGCACGAGCGCACCCGCCACTTCCTCTCCCGGCTGCTCGACCCCGCCATGGCGGAGGTCGAGGAGGAGACCCCGGACCAGGCGGGGAGGTCCGGCTGA
- a CDS encoding amidohydrolase family protein, whose amino-acid sequence MSERAVLHVKGRILVGPDEVRDELWVVDGRISYDRPAGARDIRTVDGWVLPGLVDAHCHVGLDRHGAVPEDVAEKQALTDRDAGALLLRDAGSPSDTRWTDEREDLPKIIRAGRHIARTRRYIRNYAWEVEPDDLAAYVAQEARRGDGWVKLVGDWIDRDLGDLSACWPRGAVEAAIAEAHRLGARVTAHCFAEDSLRDLVEAGIDCVEHATGLTDETIPLFAERGVAIVPTLVNIATFPALADGGEAKFPRWSAHMRRLHERRYDTVRSAYDAGIPVFVGTDAGGALPHGLAAEEVAELARAGLPPVEALAAGTWKARAWLGRPGLEEGAPADLVVYDADPRADLRVLTDPRRVVLNGRVVA is encoded by the coding sequence ATGAGCGAACGCGCGGTGCTGCACGTGAAGGGACGGATCCTCGTCGGCCCGGACGAGGTCCGCGACGAACTCTGGGTGGTCGACGGGCGCATCTCCTACGACCGTCCCGCCGGGGCCCGTGACATCCGGACCGTCGACGGCTGGGTGCTGCCCGGACTGGTCGACGCCCACTGCCACGTGGGCCTCGACCGGCACGGCGCCGTCCCCGAGGACGTCGCGGAGAAGCAGGCCCTCACCGACCGGGACGCCGGCGCGCTGCTGCTGCGCGACGCCGGCTCGCCGTCCGACACCCGCTGGACCGACGAGCGCGAGGACCTCCCGAAGATCATCCGGGCGGGCCGGCACATCGCCCGCACCCGCCGCTACATCCGGAACTACGCCTGGGAGGTCGAGCCCGACGACCTCGCGGCGTACGTCGCCCAGGAGGCCCGGCGCGGCGACGGGTGGGTCAAACTGGTCGGCGACTGGATCGACCGCGACCTGGGCGACCTGTCGGCCTGCTGGCCGCGGGGCGCCGTCGAGGCGGCGATCGCCGAGGCGCACCGGCTCGGCGCCCGCGTCACCGCCCACTGCTTCGCCGAGGACTCCCTGCGCGACCTGGTCGAGGCCGGCATCGACTGCGTCGAGCACGCCACCGGTCTGACCGACGAGACGATCCCGCTGTTCGCCGAGCGGGGCGTGGCGATCGTCCCCACCCTGGTCAACATCGCCACGTTCCCCGCGCTCGCCGACGGCGGCGAGGCCAAGTTCCCGCGCTGGTCCGCCCACATGCGCCGGCTGCACGAGCGCCGCTACGACACCGTGCGCTCGGCGTACGACGCCGGCATCCCCGTCTTCGTCGGCACCGACGCCGGCGGCGCCCTCCCGCACGGGCTCGCCGCCGAGGAGGTGGCGGAGCTCGCCAGGGCGGGCCTCCCGCCCGTCGAGGCCCTCGCGGCCGGCACCTGGAAGGCCAGGGCGTGGCTCGGCCGTCCCGGTCTCGAGGAGGGCGCCCCGGCCGACCTGGTGGTCTACGACGCCGACCCGCGCGCGGACCTCCGGGTGCTCACCGATCCGCGCCGGGTGGTGCTGAACGGGCGCGTCGTCGCGTAG
- a CDS encoding SCO1860 family LAETG-anchored protein, with protein MYTINVRTPARRWSAAAVACALAAGPVVLAGAGPSYATEGHGSASAAVLRTGLDVSLLNKSVRVPLTVSLNEVRAPQSARKTSLTATLDGVNGGRPFSVLRAEAADATATVEGDRAEASATLADARLHVPGLPLLSLVELEAVGSKAVCEAGRTPHASVTLPAAVTVLGKRVSLSSGGPAHVEAPGVGSVRLDLSRTETTSSTATAVALRLEVSVDPGELNVAEVEGHLTLAESRCETPASSEEEAPEAAAPEAPGKTDGAPAKEEAAVGPQGAPAETSLAETGGDPATPYVTAGAVALLAAGGGAVFLSRRGRRT; from the coding sequence TTGTACACCATCAACGTCCGTACGCCTGCCCGCCGTTGGTCCGCAGCCGCCGTGGCCTGCGCGCTCGCCGCGGGACCCGTCGTCCTCGCCGGTGCGGGGCCGTCGTACGCCACCGAGGGCCACGGCAGCGCGAGCGCCGCCGTCCTGCGCACCGGCCTCGACGTGTCCCTGCTCAACAAGTCGGTGCGGGTCCCGCTCACCGTCTCCCTCAACGAGGTGCGGGCGCCGCAGAGCGCGCGGAAGACGTCCCTCACCGCCACCCTCGACGGCGTGAACGGCGGCAGGCCGTTCAGCGTGCTGCGCGCCGAGGCGGCCGACGCGACCGCGACCGTCGAGGGGGACAGGGCCGAGGCGTCCGCCACCCTCGCCGACGCCCGCCTGCACGTCCCCGGGCTGCCGCTGCTGTCGCTCGTCGAACTCGAGGCGGTCGGCTCCAAGGCGGTCTGCGAGGCGGGCAGGACCCCGCACGCCTCCGTCACCCTGCCCGCCGCCGTCACCGTCCTCGGCAAGCGGGTCTCCCTGAGCTCCGGCGGCCCGGCGCACGTGGAGGCGCCGGGCGTGGGTTCGGTCCGGCTCGACCTGTCCAGGACGGAGACGACCTCGTCCACGGCCACCGCCGTCGCCCTGAGGCTGGAGGTGTCGGTCGACCCGGGGGAGCTGAACGTGGCCGAGGTGGAGGGGCACCTCACGCTGGCCGAGTCCCGGTGCGAGACGCCGGCGTCGTCCGAGGAGGAGGCCCCGGAGGCCGCCGCCCCCGAGGCTCCCGGGAAGACCGACGGCGCCCCCGCGAAGGAGGAGGCCGCCGTCGGACCCCAGGGCGCCCCCGCGGAGACCAGCCTCGCCGAAACGGGCGGCGACCCGGCGACCCCGTACGTGACGGCCGGCGCGGTCGCGCTGCTCGCGGCGGGCGGCGGAGCGGTGTTCCTGTCCCGGAGGGGCCGCCGCACCTGA
- the cobC gene encoding Rv2231c family pyridoxal phosphate-dependent protein CobC, which translates to MPTEPARGHDLRHHGDAEVRDGGGTLVDLAVNVRADTPPAWLRDRIAASLSGLAAYPDGRAARAAVAARHGLPVERVLLTAGAAEAFVLLARALKVSRPVVVHPQFTEPEAALRDAGHTVDRVLLREADGFRLDPAAVPEDADLVVVGNPTNPTSVLHPAKALARLARPGRTLVVDEAFMDAVPGEREALAGRTDVPGLVVLRSLTKTWGLAGLRIGYVLAAPEIVTELERAQPLWPVSTPALAAAEACVAPAALEEAAGAALRIAEDRSCLVAGLREFASRGLRVVEPAEGPFVLLRVPDAAGVRERLRALGYAARRGDTFPGLDEDWLRLAVRDRETTEGFLRALDRALAG; encoded by the coding sequence ATGCCCACTGAGCCGGCCCGCGGTCACGACCTGCGCCATCACGGTGACGCCGAGGTCCGCGACGGCGGCGGCACACTCGTCGACCTCGCGGTCAACGTCCGCGCGGACACGCCCCCGGCGTGGCTGCGGGACCGCATAGCGGCGTCGCTTTCCGGGCTCGCCGCCTACCCGGACGGGCGGGCCGCGCGGGCCGCGGTGGCGGCGCGGCACGGGCTGCCCGTGGAGCGGGTGCTGCTGACGGCGGGCGCGGCGGAGGCGTTCGTGCTGCTGGCGCGGGCGCTGAAGGTGTCGCGGCCGGTGGTGGTGCACCCGCAGTTCACCGAGCCGGAGGCGGCGCTTCGGGACGCCGGGCACACGGTGGACCGGGTGCTGCTGCGGGAGGCCGACGGCTTCCGCCTCGACCCGGCGGCGGTCCCGGAGGACGCGGATCTGGTGGTGGTCGGCAACCCGACCAACCCGACGTCCGTGCTGCACCCGGCGAAGGCGCTGGCCCGGCTGGCCCGGCCGGGGCGCACGCTCGTGGTGGACGAGGCGTTCATGGACGCGGTGCCGGGTGAGCGGGAGGCCCTGGCCGGGCGGACGGACGTGCCGGGTCTCGTCGTCCTCCGCAGCCTCACCAAGACGTGGGGGCTGGCGGGCCTGCGCATCGGGTACGTCCTCGCGGCCCCGGAGATCGTCACGGAGCTGGAGCGGGCGCAGCCGCTGTGGCCGGTGTCGACGCCGGCGCTGGCGGCGGCGGAGGCGTGCGTGGCCCCGGCCGCCCTCGAGGAGGCGGCCGGGGCGGCCCTGCGCATCGCCGAGGACCGGTCGTGTCTGGTCGCCGGTCTGCGGGAGTTCGCGTCCCGCGGCCTGCGGGTGGTGGAACCGGCCGAGGGCCCCTTCGTCCTGCTCCGCGTGCCGGACGCGGCGGGGGTGCGGGAGCGCTTGCGCGCCCTCGGCTACGCGGCCCGCCGCGGCGACACGTTCCCGGGCCTGGACGAGGACTGGCTGCGCCTGGCGGTACGGGACCGGGAGACGACGGAGGGCTTCCTGCGCGCGCTGGACCGGGCGCTGGCCGGCTGA
- a CDS encoding sirohydrochlorin chelatase, whose translation MTTPPALLIAGHGTRDDAGAEAFRAFVRELGRRRPDLPVAGGFIELSPPPLGEAVAGLVERGVRRFAAVPLMLVSAGHAKGDIPAALAREKERHPGLSYTYGRPLGPHPALLRVLERRLAEAVDPSWDPAEVTVLLVGRGSTDPDANAEVFKAARLLWEGRGWAGVETAFVSLAAPDVPSGLERCARLGARRIVVLPYFLFTGILPDRVRTQTEEWAAARPDTEVRSADVIGPEPELLDLVLERYEEAVKGDLRMNCDTCVYRIALPGFEDKVGLPQQPHFHPDDDGHHHHGHGHSHAHTHAH comes from the coding sequence GTGACCACCCCGCCCGCCCTGCTCATCGCCGGACACGGCACCCGGGACGACGCCGGAGCGGAGGCGTTCCGCGCCTTCGTGCGGGAGCTGGGCCGCCGCCGGCCCGACCTGCCCGTCGCGGGCGGCTTCATCGAACTGTCCCCGCCGCCGCTCGGCGAGGCCGTCGCCGGACTGGTGGAGCGGGGGGTGCGGCGGTTCGCGGCCGTGCCGCTGATGCTGGTGTCCGCCGGACACGCCAAGGGCGACATCCCGGCCGCGCTGGCCCGCGAGAAGGAACGCCACCCCGGCCTCTCGTACACGTACGGCCGTCCGCTGGGCCCGCACCCGGCGCTGCTGCGGGTGCTGGAGCGGCGGCTCGCGGAGGCGGTGGACCCGTCCTGGGACCCCGCCGAGGTGACCGTGCTGCTGGTGGGGCGCGGGTCGACGGACCCGGATGCCAACGCCGAGGTGTTCAAGGCGGCCCGGCTGCTGTGGGAGGGGCGCGGCTGGGCGGGCGTGGAGACCGCGTTCGTGTCGCTGGCCGCGCCGGACGTGCCGAGCGGGCTCGAGCGCTGCGCCCGGCTGGGGGCGCGGCGGATCGTCGTGCTGCCGTACTTCCTGTTCACCGGGATCCTGCCGGACCGGGTGCGGACGCAGACCGAGGAGTGGGCGGCGGCGCGTCCGGACACCGAGGTGCGGTCGGCGGACGTCATCGGCCCCGAGCCGGAGCTGCTGGACCTGGTCCTGGAGCGGTACGAGGAGGCCGTCAAGGGCGATCTGCGGATGAACTGCGACACGTGCGTGTACCGGATCGCGCTGCCCGGCTTCGAGGACAAGGTGGGGCTGCCGCAGCAGCCGCATTTCCACCCCGACGACGACGGGCACCATCATCACGGGCATGGTCATTCCCACGCGCACACCCATGCCCACTGA
- a CDS encoding precorrin-8X methylmutase: MNRVIHPIEQESFRRLRARLDTTRFPPLTRAVVERVVHSSADLEYARDLVMDEDDLVRAHAALHAGAPVVADVEMVAAGITRRETVCRLRDARSGPGLTRSAHAVRLAYEEVGPGALWVIGCAPTALEELLTLDASPALVVGLPVGFVGAVESKAALRESGLPAVSNVSEKGGSAVAAAALNALLYHPLPTEETL; the protein is encoded by the coding sequence GTGAACCGCGTGATCCACCCCATCGAGCAGGAGTCCTTCCGGCGGCTGCGCGCCCGCCTCGACACCACGCGCTTCCCGCCGCTGACCCGCGCGGTCGTGGAGCGGGTCGTGCACTCCTCCGCCGACCTGGAGTACGCCCGCGACCTCGTCATGGACGAGGACGACCTGGTGCGCGCGCACGCCGCGCTGCACGCGGGCGCGCCGGTCGTCGCGGACGTGGAGATGGTCGCGGCCGGGATCACCCGCCGCGAGACCGTGTGCCGGCTGCGCGACGCGCGGTCCGGGCCGGGGCTCACCCGGTCCGCGCACGCCGTGCGGCTCGCCTACGAGGAGGTCGGTCCCGGCGCCCTGTGGGTGATCGGCTGCGCCCCCACCGCGCTGGAGGAGCTGCTGACCCTGGACGCCTCCCCCGCGCTCGTCGTCGGCCTGCCCGTCGGGTTCGTCGGCGCCGTCGAGTCCAAGGCGGCGCTGCGGGAGAGCGGGCTGCCCGCCGTGAGCAACGTGTCCGAGAAGGGCGGGTCGGCGGTCGCCGCCGCCGCGCTCAACGCCCTGCTGTACCACCCCCTTCCGACCGAGGAGACCCTGTGA
- the cobJ gene encoding precorrin-3B C(17)-methyltransferase: MIGLISATAAGAAARDRLAAAWPGRTRVYDGPVADAVRAAFAECDRLVCFLATGAVVRLVAPLLDGKANDPGVVCVDEAGRFAVSLLGGHGGGANDLARQVGEVLGAEPVVTTATDAVGLPGLDTLGLPVEGDVAAVSRALLDGEAVALRAEVAWPLPPLPVADEGAYTVRVTDRLVEPADGEAVLRPPSLVVGVGASKGAPVEEVLGLVGDALREAGLSAASVAELATVDAKAGEPGLVEAARRLGVPLVTHPAGELARVEVPNPSDAPLDAVGTPSVAEAAALVGGGELLVPKRKSAGSPAMATCAVVRRPGRGRLAVVGLGPGARDLLTPRARDELRRASVLVGLDQYVDQIRDLLRPGTRVLQSGLGAEEERARTAVAEARRGQAVALIGSGDAGVYAMASPALAEASDDIDVVGVPGVTAALAASALLGAPLGHDHVSISLSDLHTPWEVIERRVRAAAEADLVVTFYNPRSRGRDWQLPKALAVLAGHRAPATPVGVVRNASRADESVRLTTLAALDPATVDMMTVVTVGNTATRQIAGRMVTPRGYRWQEETR, encoded by the coding sequence GTGATCGGCCTCATCTCCGCCACGGCGGCGGGAGCGGCGGCGCGCGACCGGCTGGCCGCCGCCTGGCCCGGCCGCACGCGCGTGTACGACGGTCCGGTGGCGGACGCGGTACGGGCCGCGTTCGCCGAGTGCGACCGGCTGGTGTGTTTCCTCGCCACCGGGGCCGTGGTGCGGCTGGTGGCGCCGCTGCTGGACGGCAAGGCGAACGATCCGGGCGTGGTGTGCGTGGACGAGGCGGGCCGGTTCGCGGTGTCGCTGCTCGGCGGGCACGGCGGCGGGGCGAACGACCTGGCCCGCCAGGTCGGCGAGGTGCTGGGCGCGGAGCCGGTGGTGACGACCGCGACGGACGCGGTGGGCCTGCCCGGACTCGACACGCTGGGCCTGCCGGTGGAGGGCGATGTCGCCGCCGTGTCGCGGGCGCTGCTGGACGGGGAGGCGGTGGCGCTGCGCGCGGAGGTGGCCTGGCCGCTGCCGCCGCTCCCGGTCGCCGACGAGGGCGCGTACACGGTCCGGGTGACGGACCGGCTGGTCGAACCCGCCGACGGGGAGGCCGTGTTGCGGCCGCCGAGCCTCGTCGTCGGGGTGGGCGCGTCGAAGGGCGCCCCCGTCGAGGAGGTGCTCGGGCTCGTCGGGGACGCCCTGCGGGAGGCGGGGCTGTCGGCCGCGTCCGTGGCCGAGCTGGCCACCGTGGACGCCAAGGCCGGGGAGCCGGGGCTCGTGGAGGCCGCCCGGAGGCTGGGGGTGCCGCTGGTGACGCACCCCGCCGGGGAGCTGGCGCGGGTCGAGGTGCCGAACCCGTCCGACGCGCCGCTGGACGCCGTCGGCACCCCGTCGGTCGCGGAGGCCGCCGCGCTCGTGGGCGGGGGTGAACTCCTCGTGCCCAAGCGGAAGTCGGCGGGGTCCCCGGCCATGGCGACCTGCGCCGTCGTACGGCGTCCGGGGCGGGGGCGGCTCGCGGTGGTCGGGCTCGGGCCCGGCGCGCGGGACCTGCTCACCCCGCGGGCGCGCGACGAACTGCGGCGCGCCTCCGTGCTGGTGGGCCTGGACCAGTACGTCGACCAGATCCGCGACCTGCTGCGGCCCGGCACGCGCGTGCTGCAGTCGGGGCTCGGCGCGGAGGAGGAGCGGGCGCGCACGGCCGTCGCGGAGGCCCGGCGCGGGCAGGCGGTCGCGCTGATCGGCAGCGGCGACGCGGGGGTGTACGCGATGGCGTCCCCGGCGCTCGCGGAGGCGTCCGACGACATCGACGTGGTCGGCGTGCCCGGGGTGACGGCGGCGCTCGCGGCGAGCGCGCTGCTCGGCGCTCCGCTGGGCCACGACCATGTGTCGATCAGCCTGTCCGACCTGCACACGCCGTGGGAGGTCATCGAGCGGCGGGTGCGGGCGGCGGCCGAGGCGGACCTGGTGGTGACGTTCTACAACCCGCGCAGCCGGGGCCGCGACTGGCAGCTGCCGAAGGCGCTCGCCGTCCTCGCCGGGCACCGCGCGCCCGCCACCCCCGTCGGGGTGGTGCGCAACGCGTCCCGCGCGGACGAGTCCGTGCGGCTGACCACACTGGCCGCGCTGGACCCGGCGACGGTCGACATGATGACGGTCGTGACCGTGGGCAACACGGCGACCCGGCAGATCGCGGGGCGCATGGTCACCCCGCGCGGCTACCGCTGGCAGGAGGAGACCCGGTGA
- the cbiE gene encoding precorrin-6y C5,15-methyltransferase (decarboxylating) subunit CbiE: MITVVGTGTGGPAGVRVPEEAALVVGGRRHLDAVELPEGAERVVLGPLAPALDTVAAYVAEERPVAVLASGDPGFFGIVRALAERFGPERLDVRPGVSSVAAAFARAGLPWDDAVVVSAHGRDPRTAVNVCRAHPKAAVLTGPGAGPAELGAALRGERRVLVVASGLGSAGESVERVTPEEAAGRDWGSAVSVVLCLDEERALGPARTVAGLAERPAGWALPEAEFAHRDSMITKFEVRALALARLGPRPGDLVWDVGAGSGSVAVECARLGAAAVAVERDADGVERVRANAAAHGVDVRVVHGEAPGALGGLDDDPDAVFVGGGGRELPAVVTACARRARRAVVVALAALDRVPAARAALTGAGLVCDGVLLQSSRLAPLPGDVTRLAAANPVFLLWGVRPPAHSEGVCE; the protein is encoded by the coding sequence ATGATCACCGTGGTCGGCACGGGTACGGGCGGGCCGGCCGGCGTCCGGGTGCCCGAGGAGGCCGCGCTCGTGGTCGGCGGGCGGCGGCACCTGGACGCCGTGGAGCTGCCGGAGGGGGCCGAGCGGGTGGTGCTGGGGCCGCTGGCGCCCGCCCTCGACACCGTCGCCGCGTACGTGGCCGAGGAGCGGCCCGTGGCGGTGCTGGCCTCGGGTGATCCGGGGTTCTTCGGGATCGTGCGGGCGCTGGCCGAGCGGTTCGGGCCGGAGCGGCTCGACGTGCGGCCCGGGGTGTCCTCCGTCGCGGCCGCCTTCGCGCGGGCCGGGCTGCCGTGGGACGACGCCGTGGTGGTCAGCGCGCACGGCCGGGACCCGCGTACGGCGGTCAACGTGTGCCGGGCGCACCCGAAGGCCGCCGTGCTGACCGGGCCCGGCGCGGGACCCGCCGAGCTGGGGGCGGCGCTGCGCGGGGAGCGACGGGTGCTGGTCGTCGCGTCCGGGCTGGGGTCGGCCGGGGAGTCGGTGGAGCGGGTGACGCCCGAGGAGGCGGCCGGCCGGGACTGGGGTTCCGCGGTGAGCGTGGTGCTGTGCCTGGACGAGGAGCGGGCGCTGGGACCTGCCCGTACGGTCGCGGGGCTCGCGGAGCGTCCGGCCGGATGGGCGCTGCCCGAGGCGGAGTTCGCGCACCGGGACTCGATGATCACCAAGTTCGAGGTGCGGGCGCTGGCGCTGGCGCGGCTGGGACCGCGCCCCGGCGACCTGGTGTGGGACGTCGGCGCGGGGTCGGGGTCGGTGGCCGTGGAGTGCGCGCGGCTCGGTGCGGCGGCCGTCGCCGTGGAACGCGACGCGGACGGCGTGGAGCGGGTGCGCGCCAACGCCGCCGCGCACGGCGTCGACGTGCGGGTGGTGCACGGGGAGGCGCCCGGGGCGCTGGGCGGGCTGGACGACGATCCGGACGCCGTGTTCGTCGGCGGCGGGGGCCGGGAACTGCCGGCGGTCGTCACCGCGTGCGCGCGCCGGGCGCGGCGGGCGGTCGTCGTGGCGCTGGCCGCGCTCGACCGGGTGCCGGCCGCCCGTGCGGCGCTGACCGGCGCCGGTCTGGTCTGCGACGGCGTGCTGCTGCAGTCGTCGCGGCTCGCGCCGCTCCCGGGGGACGTGACCCGGCTGGCGGCCGCCAATCCGGTTTTCCTGCTGTGGGGCGTCCGGCCCCCGGCGCACAGTGAAGGAGTCTGCGAGTGA
- the cobM gene encoding precorrin-4 C(11)-methyltransferase produces MTDAPTGKVTFVGAGPGAADLLTFRGARAIAEADVVIWAASLVQAEVLEHARQDAEVLDSATMSLEDVVAVYARARDEGRRVARIHSGDPALWGGTQEQLDRCAELGIPTEIVPGVSSFSAVAALAGRELTVPEVAQSVILTRLGGGKTPMPPGEEVREFARHGTTMAVFLSAARSGQLVRELLEGGYPTSTPVVVAYQATWPEELVVRCTIGTLEETVKEHKLWKHTLFLVGPALDAHGTRSHLYHPGHFHGFRKADPRARRELRERGAST; encoded by the coding sequence ATGACCGACGCCCCCACCGGCAAGGTGACCTTCGTCGGGGCCGGTCCCGGCGCCGCCGATCTGCTGACGTTCCGCGGCGCGCGGGCCATCGCCGAGGCGGACGTGGTGATCTGGGCCGCCAGCCTGGTCCAGGCGGAGGTCCTGGAGCACGCGCGCCAGGACGCCGAGGTCCTGGACTCGGCGACGATGTCGCTGGAGGACGTGGTGGCCGTCTACGCGCGGGCCCGTGACGAAGGGCGAAGGGTCGCGCGGATCCACTCGGGTGACCCCGCGCTGTGGGGCGGCACCCAGGAGCAGCTCGACCGGTGCGCGGAGCTGGGCATCCCGACGGAGATCGTGCCGGGCGTGTCGTCGTTCTCGGCGGTGGCGGCGCTCGCGGGGCGGGAGCTGACGGTCCCGGAGGTGGCGCAGTCGGTGATCCTCACCCGGCTGGGCGGCGGCAAGACGCCGATGCCGCCGGGTGAGGAGGTCCGGGAGTTCGCGCGGCACGGCACCACGATGGCGGTGTTCCTGTCGGCGGCGCGCAGCGGGCAGCTGGTGCGGGAGCTGCTGGAGGGCGGCTATCCGACGTCCACGCCGGTCGTGGTGGCGTACCAGGCGACCTGGCCGGAGGAGCTGGTCGTGCGGTGCACGATCGGCACGCTGGAGGAGACGGTCAAGGAGCACAAGCTGTGGAAGCACACGCTGTTCCTGGTCGGTCCCGCCCTCGACGCGCACGGCACCCGCTCGCACCTGTACCACCCGGGGCACTTCCACGGCTTCCGCAAGGCCGACCCGCGGGCCCGCAGGGAGCTGCGGGAGCGGGGGGCGAGCACATGA